In Vidua macroura isolate BioBank_ID:100142 chromosome 7, ASM2450914v1, whole genome shotgun sequence, a single genomic region encodes these proteins:
- the HNRNPA3 gene encoding heterogeneous nuclear ribonucleoprotein A3 isoform X1, with the protein MAAIKEEREVEDYKRKGRRSSQQKYRRLNKGHEPKEPEQLRKLFIGGLSFETTDDSLREHFEKWGTLTDCVVMRDPQTKRSRGFGFVTYSCVEEVDAAMSARPHKVDGRVVEPKRAVSREDSVKPGAHLTVKKIFVGGIKEDTEEYNLREYFEKYGKIETIEVMEDRQSGKKRGFAFVTFDDHDTVDKIVVQKYHTINGHNCEVKKALSKQEMQTASSQRVKYFVGRGGGSGNFMGRGNFGGGGGNFGRGGNFGGRGGYGGGGGGGGSRGSFGGGDGYNGFGDGGNYGGGPGYGSRGGYGGGGGPGYGNPGGGYGGGGGGYDGYNEGGNFGGGNYGGSGNYNDFGNYSGQQQSNYGPMKGGGSFGGRSSGSPYGGGYGSGSGSGGYGGRRF; encoded by the exons ATGGCTGCTAttaaggaagagagagaagtgGAGGACTACAAGAGGAAAGGAAGACGATCCTCACAG CAGAAATACCGTAGACTGAATAAG gGCCATGAGCCAAAGGAGCCAGAGCAGTTGAGAAAGCTGTTCATTGGAGGTCTGAGCTTTGAAACAACAGATGATAGCTTGAGAGAGCACTTCGAGAAATGGGGCACACTCACGGACTGTGTG GTGATGAGAGACCCACAAACAAAACGTTCCAGAGGCTTTGGCTTTGTGACTTACTCCTGTGTGGAGGAGGTGGATGCTGCCATGAGCGCTCGACCACATAAGGTTGATGGACGCGTGGTTGAACCAAAGAGAGCAGTTTCCAGGGAG GATTCTGTAAAGCCTGGGGCAcacctcacagtaaagaaaatatttgttggTGGAATTAAAGAAGATACAGAAGAATATAATCTAAGGGAATACTTTGAAAAATACGGAAAGATTGAAACCATAGAGGTCATGGAAGACAGGCAGAGTGGAAAGAAGAGAGGCTTTGCTTTTGTTACTTTCGATGATCATGATACAGTTGATAAAATAGTTG TTCAGAAATACCATACTATAAATGGACACAACTGTGAAGTGAAAAAAGCACTCTCAAAACAAGAGATGCAGACTGCCAGCTCTCAGAGAG tgaaatattttgtagGTCGTGGGGGTGGCTCAGGCAACTTCATGGGCCGTGGAAACTTCGGAGGCGGTGGAGGGAATTTTGGCCGAGGAGGAAACTTTGGTGGGAGAG GAGGCTATGGGGGTGGTGGTGGCGgtggtgggagcagaggaagcTTTGGGGGTGGTGACGGATACAATGGATTTGGTGATG GTGGCAACTATGGAGGTGGTCCTGGCTATGGCAGCAGAGGAGGTTATGGTGGTGGTGGAGGACCAGGATATGGAAACCCAGGTGGTGGATAcggaggtggaggaggaggataTGATGGCTACAATGAAGGAGGAAATTTTGGTGGTG GTAATTATGGTGGAAGTGGAAACTACAATGATTTTGGCAATTACAGTGGACAACAGCAGTCTAACTATGGTCCCATGAAAGGTGGTGGCAGCTTTGGTGGCAGAAGTTCAGGCAGTCCCTATGGTG GTGGTTATGGATCTGGAAGTGGAAGTGGGGGCTATGGTGGTAGAAGATTCTAA
- the HNRNPA3 gene encoding heterogeneous nuclear ribonucleoprotein A3 isoform X3: MAAIKEEREVEDYKRKGRRSSQQKYRRLNKGHEPKEPEQLRKLFIGGLSFETTDDSLREHFEKWGTLTDCVVMRDPQTKRSRGFGFVTYSCVEEVDAAMSARPHKVDGRVVEPKRAVSREDSVKPGAHLTVKKIFVGGIKEDTEEYNLREYFEKYGKIETIEVMEDRQSGKKRGFAFVTFDDHDTVDKIVVQKYHTINGHNCEVKKALSKQEMQTASSQRGRGGGSGNFMGRGNFGGGGGNFGRGGNFGGRGGYGGGGGGGGSRGSFGGGDGYNGFGDGGNYGGGPGYGSRGGYGGGGGPGYGNPGGGYGGGGGGYDGYNEGGNFGGGNYGGSGNYNDFGNYSGQQQSNYGPMKGGGSFGGRSSGSPYGGGYGSGSGSGGYGGRRF, translated from the exons ATGGCTGCTAttaaggaagagagagaagtgGAGGACTACAAGAGGAAAGGAAGACGATCCTCACAG CAGAAATACCGTAGACTGAATAAG gGCCATGAGCCAAAGGAGCCAGAGCAGTTGAGAAAGCTGTTCATTGGAGGTCTGAGCTTTGAAACAACAGATGATAGCTTGAGAGAGCACTTCGAGAAATGGGGCACACTCACGGACTGTGTG GTGATGAGAGACCCACAAACAAAACGTTCCAGAGGCTTTGGCTTTGTGACTTACTCCTGTGTGGAGGAGGTGGATGCTGCCATGAGCGCTCGACCACATAAGGTTGATGGACGCGTGGTTGAACCAAAGAGAGCAGTTTCCAGGGAG GATTCTGTAAAGCCTGGGGCAcacctcacagtaaagaaaatatttgttggTGGAATTAAAGAAGATACAGAAGAATATAATCTAAGGGAATACTTTGAAAAATACGGAAAGATTGAAACCATAGAGGTCATGGAAGACAGGCAGAGTGGAAAGAAGAGAGGCTTTGCTTTTGTTACTTTCGATGATCATGATACAGTTGATAAAATAGTTG TTCAGAAATACCATACTATAAATGGACACAACTGTGAAGTGAAAAAAGCACTCTCAAAACAAGAGATGCAGACTGCCAGCTCTCAGAGAG GTCGTGGGGGTGGCTCAGGCAACTTCATGGGCCGTGGAAACTTCGGAGGCGGTGGAGGGAATTTTGGCCGAGGAGGAAACTTTGGTGGGAGAG GAGGCTATGGGGGTGGTGGTGGCGgtggtgggagcagaggaagcTTTGGGGGTGGTGACGGATACAATGGATTTGGTGATG GTGGCAACTATGGAGGTGGTCCTGGCTATGGCAGCAGAGGAGGTTATGGTGGTGGTGGAGGACCAGGATATGGAAACCCAGGTGGTGGATAcggaggtggaggaggaggataTGATGGCTACAATGAAGGAGGAAATTTTGGTGGTG GTAATTATGGTGGAAGTGGAAACTACAATGATTTTGGCAATTACAGTGGACAACAGCAGTCTAACTATGGTCCCATGAAAGGTGGTGGCAGCTTTGGTGGCAGAAGTTCAGGCAGTCCCTATGGTG GTGGTTATGGATCTGGAAGTGGAAGTGGGGGCTATGGTGGTAGAAGATTCTAA
- the HNRNPA3 gene encoding heterogeneous nuclear ribonucleoprotein A3 isoform X5 codes for MAAIKEEREVEDYKRKGRRSSQQKYRRLNKGHEPKEPEQLRKLFIGGLSFETTDDSLREHFEKWGTLTDCVVMRDPQTKRSRGFGFVTYSCVEEVDAAMSARPHKVDGRVVEPKRAVSREDSVKPGAHLTVKKIFVGGIKEDTEEYNLREYFEKYGKIETIEVMEDRQSGKKRGFAFVTFDDHDTVDKIVVQKYHTINGHNCEVKKALSKQEMQTASSQRVKYFVGRGGGSGNFMGRGNFGGGGGNFGRGGNFGGRGGNYGGGPGYGSRGGYGGGGGPGYGNPGGGYGGGGGGYDGYNEGGNFGGGNYGGSGNYNDFGNYSGQQQSNYGPMKGGGSFGGRSSGSPYGGGYGSGSGSGGYGGRRF; via the exons ATGGCTGCTAttaaggaagagagagaagtgGAGGACTACAAGAGGAAAGGAAGACGATCCTCACAG CAGAAATACCGTAGACTGAATAAG gGCCATGAGCCAAAGGAGCCAGAGCAGTTGAGAAAGCTGTTCATTGGAGGTCTGAGCTTTGAAACAACAGATGATAGCTTGAGAGAGCACTTCGAGAAATGGGGCACACTCACGGACTGTGTG GTGATGAGAGACCCACAAACAAAACGTTCCAGAGGCTTTGGCTTTGTGACTTACTCCTGTGTGGAGGAGGTGGATGCTGCCATGAGCGCTCGACCACATAAGGTTGATGGACGCGTGGTTGAACCAAAGAGAGCAGTTTCCAGGGAG GATTCTGTAAAGCCTGGGGCAcacctcacagtaaagaaaatatttgttggTGGAATTAAAGAAGATACAGAAGAATATAATCTAAGGGAATACTTTGAAAAATACGGAAAGATTGAAACCATAGAGGTCATGGAAGACAGGCAGAGTGGAAAGAAGAGAGGCTTTGCTTTTGTTACTTTCGATGATCATGATACAGTTGATAAAATAGTTG TTCAGAAATACCATACTATAAATGGACACAACTGTGAAGTGAAAAAAGCACTCTCAAAACAAGAGATGCAGACTGCCAGCTCTCAGAGAG tgaaatattttgtagGTCGTGGGGGTGGCTCAGGCAACTTCATGGGCCGTGGAAACTTCGGAGGCGGTGGAGGGAATTTTGGCCGAGGAGGAAACTTTGGTGGGAGAG GTGGCAACTATGGAGGTGGTCCTGGCTATGGCAGCAGAGGAGGTTATGGTGGTGGTGGAGGACCAGGATATGGAAACCCAGGTGGTGGATAcggaggtggaggaggaggataTGATGGCTACAATGAAGGAGGAAATTTTGGTGGTG GTAATTATGGTGGAAGTGGAAACTACAATGATTTTGGCAATTACAGTGGACAACAGCAGTCTAACTATGGTCCCATGAAAGGTGGTGGCAGCTTTGGTGGCAGAAGTTCAGGCAGTCCCTATGGTG GTGGTTATGGATCTGGAAGTGGAAGTGGGGGCTATGGTGGTAGAAGATTCTAA
- the HNRNPA3 gene encoding heterogeneous nuclear ribonucleoprotein A3 isoform X2 encodes MAAIKEEREVEDYKRKGRRSSQKYRRLNKGHEPKEPEQLRKLFIGGLSFETTDDSLREHFEKWGTLTDCVVMRDPQTKRSRGFGFVTYSCVEEVDAAMSARPHKVDGRVVEPKRAVSREDSVKPGAHLTVKKIFVGGIKEDTEEYNLREYFEKYGKIETIEVMEDRQSGKKRGFAFVTFDDHDTVDKIVVQKYHTINGHNCEVKKALSKQEMQTASSQRVKYFVGRGGGSGNFMGRGNFGGGGGNFGRGGNFGGRGGYGGGGGGGGSRGSFGGGDGYNGFGDGGNYGGGPGYGSRGGYGGGGGPGYGNPGGGYGGGGGGYDGYNEGGNFGGGNYGGSGNYNDFGNYSGQQQSNYGPMKGGGSFGGRSSGSPYGGGYGSGSGSGGYGGRRF; translated from the exons ATGGCTGCTAttaaggaagagagagaagtgGAGGACTACAAGAGGAAAGGAAGACGATCCTCACAG AAATACCGTAGACTGAATAAG gGCCATGAGCCAAAGGAGCCAGAGCAGTTGAGAAAGCTGTTCATTGGAGGTCTGAGCTTTGAAACAACAGATGATAGCTTGAGAGAGCACTTCGAGAAATGGGGCACACTCACGGACTGTGTG GTGATGAGAGACCCACAAACAAAACGTTCCAGAGGCTTTGGCTTTGTGACTTACTCCTGTGTGGAGGAGGTGGATGCTGCCATGAGCGCTCGACCACATAAGGTTGATGGACGCGTGGTTGAACCAAAGAGAGCAGTTTCCAGGGAG GATTCTGTAAAGCCTGGGGCAcacctcacagtaaagaaaatatttgttggTGGAATTAAAGAAGATACAGAAGAATATAATCTAAGGGAATACTTTGAAAAATACGGAAAGATTGAAACCATAGAGGTCATGGAAGACAGGCAGAGTGGAAAGAAGAGAGGCTTTGCTTTTGTTACTTTCGATGATCATGATACAGTTGATAAAATAGTTG TTCAGAAATACCATACTATAAATGGACACAACTGTGAAGTGAAAAAAGCACTCTCAAAACAAGAGATGCAGACTGCCAGCTCTCAGAGAG tgaaatattttgtagGTCGTGGGGGTGGCTCAGGCAACTTCATGGGCCGTGGAAACTTCGGAGGCGGTGGAGGGAATTTTGGCCGAGGAGGAAACTTTGGTGGGAGAG GAGGCTATGGGGGTGGTGGTGGCGgtggtgggagcagaggaagcTTTGGGGGTGGTGACGGATACAATGGATTTGGTGATG GTGGCAACTATGGAGGTGGTCCTGGCTATGGCAGCAGAGGAGGTTATGGTGGTGGTGGAGGACCAGGATATGGAAACCCAGGTGGTGGATAcggaggtggaggaggaggataTGATGGCTACAATGAAGGAGGAAATTTTGGTGGTG GTAATTATGGTGGAAGTGGAAACTACAATGATTTTGGCAATTACAGTGGACAACAGCAGTCTAACTATGGTCCCATGAAAGGTGGTGGCAGCTTTGGTGGCAGAAGTTCAGGCAGTCCCTATGGTG GTGGTTATGGATCTGGAAGTGGAAGTGGGGGCTATGGTGGTAGAAGATTCTAA
- the HNRNPA3 gene encoding heterogeneous nuclear ribonucleoprotein A3 isoform X4: MAAIKEEREVEDYKRKGRRSSQGHEPKEPEQLRKLFIGGLSFETTDDSLREHFEKWGTLTDCVVMRDPQTKRSRGFGFVTYSCVEEVDAAMSARPHKVDGRVVEPKRAVSREDSVKPGAHLTVKKIFVGGIKEDTEEYNLREYFEKYGKIETIEVMEDRQSGKKRGFAFVTFDDHDTVDKIVVQKYHTINGHNCEVKKALSKQEMQTASSQRVKYFVGRGGGSGNFMGRGNFGGGGGNFGRGGNFGGRGGYGGGGGGGGSRGSFGGGDGYNGFGDGGNYGGGPGYGSRGGYGGGGGPGYGNPGGGYGGGGGGYDGYNEGGNFGGGNYGGSGNYNDFGNYSGQQQSNYGPMKGGGSFGGRSSGSPYGGGYGSGSGSGGYGGRRF; encoded by the exons ATGGCTGCTAttaaggaagagagagaagtgGAGGACTACAAGAGGAAAGGAAGACGATCCTCACAG gGCCATGAGCCAAAGGAGCCAGAGCAGTTGAGAAAGCTGTTCATTGGAGGTCTGAGCTTTGAAACAACAGATGATAGCTTGAGAGAGCACTTCGAGAAATGGGGCACACTCACGGACTGTGTG GTGATGAGAGACCCACAAACAAAACGTTCCAGAGGCTTTGGCTTTGTGACTTACTCCTGTGTGGAGGAGGTGGATGCTGCCATGAGCGCTCGACCACATAAGGTTGATGGACGCGTGGTTGAACCAAAGAGAGCAGTTTCCAGGGAG GATTCTGTAAAGCCTGGGGCAcacctcacagtaaagaaaatatttgttggTGGAATTAAAGAAGATACAGAAGAATATAATCTAAGGGAATACTTTGAAAAATACGGAAAGATTGAAACCATAGAGGTCATGGAAGACAGGCAGAGTGGAAAGAAGAGAGGCTTTGCTTTTGTTACTTTCGATGATCATGATACAGTTGATAAAATAGTTG TTCAGAAATACCATACTATAAATGGACACAACTGTGAAGTGAAAAAAGCACTCTCAAAACAAGAGATGCAGACTGCCAGCTCTCAGAGAG tgaaatattttgtagGTCGTGGGGGTGGCTCAGGCAACTTCATGGGCCGTGGAAACTTCGGAGGCGGTGGAGGGAATTTTGGCCGAGGAGGAAACTTTGGTGGGAGAG GAGGCTATGGGGGTGGTGGTGGCGgtggtgggagcagaggaagcTTTGGGGGTGGTGACGGATACAATGGATTTGGTGATG GTGGCAACTATGGAGGTGGTCCTGGCTATGGCAGCAGAGGAGGTTATGGTGGTGGTGGAGGACCAGGATATGGAAACCCAGGTGGTGGATAcggaggtggaggaggaggataTGATGGCTACAATGAAGGAGGAAATTTTGGTGGTG GTAATTATGGTGGAAGTGGAAACTACAATGATTTTGGCAATTACAGTGGACAACAGCAGTCTAACTATGGTCCCATGAAAGGTGGTGGCAGCTTTGGTGGCAGAAGTTCAGGCAGTCCCTATGGTG GTGGTTATGGATCTGGAAGTGGAAGTGGGGGCTATGGTGGTAGAAGATTCTAA